Part of the Desulfonispora thiosulfatigenes DSM 11270 genome is shown below.
AAAATCAGAAAATGATAAACCATATATAACTCAGTTAATTATTGATCAGGGAAAGATAAATAAATATCGTAAAACACATATTGGAGAAAGTGAAGAATTATATTTTACCCCAGGAAATGAATTGCCAGTTTTTGCTTCAACTCTTGCTACAATTGGAGTACAGATTTGTTTTGATTGTCATTTTCCTGAGGTGTCGACAGTACAGGCCATAAAAGGAGCAGAAATAATATTTGCTCCCCATGCTTCTCCAACTATGGTGAAAGACCGTAAAGAAATTTGGCTAAAATACCTAAGAGCGAGGGCTTACGATAATGGTGTTTATGTAGCAGCTTGTAATTTAATTGGACAAAATGGTGATGGCTCTGACTTTATCGGGGGAACATTAGTAATTGACCCGAAAGGAAATATAATTGGTGAAGATTTTAATGGAGAAGAAGCAATGTTAATAGTAGACTTACCTAAAGAGAAAATTAATATTTTACGACAAAATGAAAGAAAAACAATGCGTAATAGTTTTTATCTTAAATCTAGAAGACCAGAAATATATAAAGAGTTAACAGATTAAGAGGTGGTTAAATGGATAAGAGGATGATTATAACAATTTTCACGGAAATGGCTACTTATTTAGAATTAAAAGGTGAAAATCAATTTAAAGTTAGAGCATATCAAAATGGTGCTAGAATTATCGACAATTTAGAAAAAGACTTAAGGAAATTGGTTGAGTCTGGAGAAATAACTAAGATACCGGGTATAGGCAAAACATTGACTGGAAATATAATAGAATTAATAACAACCGGAGATTTAGCCGAATATCATGAAATCAAAAAGGATATTCCAAGTGGTTTATTAGAAATAATTAAAATACCTGGACTTGGGCCTAAAAAAGCTTATCGATTACATCAAAGTTTAGGAATTGAAAATTTAGCAGAATTAGAATATGCTTGCTTAGAAAATAGATTGACTGTGGTGAAAGGTTTTGGCGAAAAATCACAAAAGAATATTTTACAAGGAATAGAGCAGTTAAAAAAACATCGTGGAAAGTTTCACTATATTGAAGCAATAGTAGAAGCCCAGAAAATAGTAGATGAATTAAAAATTGCCCCAGATATTAAACAAATAAGTATAGCTGGAAGTCTTAGAAGAGGTAAAGAAATTATAAAAGACATTGATATAGTAGCTTCTTCTGATAATCCAACTAGTGTGATGGATTATTTTACATCTCTACCTCAAGTAGATAATATAATTGCTAAAGGTGTAACAAAAACCTCAATAACCTTAAAATCAGGAATAAACGTTGATTTACGAGTAGTAAAAGATGAAGAATATATTTTTGCTTTACATCATTTTACAGGAAGTAAGGAACATAATACTGCTCTTAGACATCTTGCTAAGAAATCTGACATAAAAATTAATGAATATGGATTTTTTACAGCTGAAACTAAGGTAGAAATAAAAACAGAAGAAGAGTTTTTTTCTTATTTGGGTCTTGAATATATCCCTCCTGAACTCAGAGAAAATACTGGTGAGATAGAAAAGGCCAGGGAAGATAACCTTCCTAAATTGGTTACGAATACAGATATTCAAGGAATCTTTCATGTACATAGTAAATATAGCGATGGTAATGATTCTCTTTACGATTTAGCAGAGGCTGCTAAAAACAGTGGATATAAATATTTAGGTATTTCTGATCATAGCCAAACTGCAGTTTATGCGAATGGTTTAAAAGTAGATGAAATATACAAGCAGCATGAGGAAATTCAAAAGCTAAATGAAAAGTTTACGGACTTTTTTATCTTTCATGGAATAGAATCTGATATATTACCAGATGGTAGTTTAGATTATCCAGATGAGATTTTAAGGATATTCGATTTTGTGATTGGATCTATTCATTCAGGTTTAAATATGACACAAGAAAAAGCCACGGAGCGTATTCTAAAGGCTATGGACAATCCTTATTTTACTATGTTAGGTCATCCTACTGGAAGAATTCTTTTAGGACGGCCAGGATATGAATTAGATCTAGAAAAGATATTTCAAAAGGCAAAAGAAAAGAAAATAATTATCGAATTAAATGCAAATCCACATCGTTTAGATTTAGATTGGAGACATTTAAAAAATGCTAAAAGTAAAAATGTTTTAATTAGTATAAATCCTGATGCTCATCGCAAAGAAGATCTAGATCAAACATATTTAGGTGTGAAGGTTGCGCGCAAAGGATGGCTAGAAAAGAAAGATGTATTTAATAGCTGGTCTTTAGATGAGATAAAAAAATACTTTGCAAGTAAAAAAATAAACGGCCATTAAGGACGTTTATTTTTGATTTATTATCTGTTCTGCATTATAAAGATTAGCTTTATCTACCCAAATGGTATAAGAGATTGGTGGAGTTTTAGAATCAATTGCTCCTTTATGAAAATTAAATTCTTCGCCACCAGAAGTTGTTTTATATTTTAAATGGCTATTTTGTAATAAACCAACAATTTTCATATATTTATCTACATCTTGAGTGGTTAATAATTGTATCCAGTTACGATTATAGTATCGCCAAATATAATAACTAATTACTAAAATTAAAATAAAAAATAAAAATTTCATATTTATCCTCCATTTATCATCATTTAAACTAATTATACAGTATTTTCTAATTCTTGTGCAGCTTAAATATTCTCTTATACTATGTTTTATAAATAAAAAGAGTTTTTTAGGACAAGATATTAAAGAGGTGAGTTTACGTGAGAAAAAAATACTTAATAATCGCTTTAGGATTACTTTTAATTACGTCCTTTGTCTATGGTAAAAGTTTTTCTAAATTAAATAATTTTGACTTAGCAGGTGGTTCTGAGCAGGTAAATAGAGAGTTTCCACAAAGACAAATTGTCGACTTAGTATCTCTTTTTCCAGACACATTTTTTAGGCAAATGGCTACTAAAGAAAAAAAGATAGCTCTTACTTTTGATGACGGTCCTGATAATTATTACACAGTACAAATATTAGATGTCCTAAAAAGAGAAAATATCCCTGCCACCTTTTTTGTGATCGGTCAAAGATGTAATGATAATCCTGAAGTAGTAAAAAGAATCCATGATGAAGGACATATACTTGGTAATCATAGTTTTAGCCACCCAAATTTTTTAAAATTAACACCAGAAAAGATTATTAAAGAATTAAATGGTACAGATGAAAAAATCAATAATTTAGCAGGTTATAAACCCGCCTTTTTTAGATCTCCTTACGGGTCTTTGGATGCGGACAAATTAAAATTAGTTGCAAGCCAAGGATATAAGATAATTGCTTGGAATGTAGATTCTTTGGACTGGCAAGGTTTGTCAGCTAGCGAAGTAAAAAATAATATATTATCAAATACCATAGAAGGATCTATAGTTTTGCAGCATTCAGCAGGTGGAAAAGGCGAAGATTTATCTGGAACGGTAACAGCATTATCTGAAATTATTACTACCCTTAAAAAGCAAGGATATGAATTTGTAACCGTAGATAAACTTTTAAATCTTCCTTATAAAAAGTGAGCTAGGGCTTTTAAAATGAAACCTATGAGATAGACGCTAAAAACGTCTAACTTTATAGGTTTCTTTTATTTAGTCTTTACTTGCTTTTTAAGTGGTGAAATTTAATTACAACTAATGATTTTTAACTAAATTAATTGTTTAGTTGTTTTTTTGTGAGTTATTATCTAAAATTAAAAGAAGATTAAATAATATTAAGAGAAGAATAATATTATTTAGAAAAATAATATTGATCAGGAGGTGTAAATATGGAATATAGAAAATTAGGTAGTACGGATTTAAAGGTATCAGAAATGTGCTTTGGAGCCCTCCCAATGGGTCCACTTCAAGCAAATTTATCTCCAGAAGAAGGTGGTACTTTATTAAGGCAAGCTCTAGAATCTGGTATTAATTTTGTAGATACAGCTGCTCTTTATGGAAATTATCCTCAAATAGCATATGCTTTGAAAGATTATCAAGGAGAAGCAATAATTGCTTCAAAATCAGTTCACCCAGATTATGAAAGTGTAGAAAAGGACATTCAAGAAGCTTTAAAAAGTCTAAATAGAGATTATATTGATATTTTTCATTTACATGCTGCAAGAGCTGAAAGAGATGTTTTTGAACAAAGAGAAGGAGCATTTAGATGTCTTCTTGATTATAAAGAAAAAGGATATATTAGAGCGGTTGGGATAGCTACTCATAATGTTGCTGTAGTAGATAGGGCTAGTGAAATTCCTGAATTGGATATAGTTTTTCCACTTGTGAATAAAATAGCTAGGGGTATTGTAGGTGGAACTAGGGAAGAGATGCTAGCAGCTATAAAAAAATGTCAAGATGCAGGTAAGGGTCTTTATGCTATGAAAGTATTAGCAGGAGGAAATTTAATTGATGATTTACTTGATTCAATTAAATTTGGTCGTAATATAGATGGCATAAGCTCAATTGCCATAGGTATGGTTAAAAAGAAAGAATTAGATTTAAATATTAAAATTTTTAATAATGAGAAAATTACCGAAGAAATGATACCTAAAGCTGCAAATAGCAAAAAGTTATTTATCTGGCAAGCAGGATGTAAAAAGTGTGGGATTTGTATAAATACTTGTCCTAATAAGGCACTTAGTATGAGCGAAAAGGGGGCAGAAGTAAATCACGATTTGTGTATTTTATGTGGATATTGTTATGCTGCCTGTCCAGAATTTTTAATCCGTCTTTATTAATTTAAAAATTAGAGTATACTATATTAAGAACTAATTCTGGTCTATATAGACCAGAATTTTTTAACTAAAAATAATAATTTTTATAATTTCAGGAGGAATAAATGAAAAGTAAAAAAGTGATTTTGCTTGTAATGATTGTTTTAATGATTAATTTAATAGGTTGTTCATCCGTACCAGAAAAGGAAATTGTAAACCTGCCCCAAAAAAGTACAACTAATAAGTATGATTTAATTGTTTTAGGTGGTGAACCAGAAGGGATTGCTGCAGCTGTCTCTGCTGCTAGAAATGGATTAAGTGTATTATTAATCGAAGATGATGAGGCCTTAGGGGGGCTTATGACTTTAGGTAAACTTAATTTTCTGGATATGAATCATGCTAAAGATGGTACCTTACTTACCCAGGGAATATTCGAGGAGTTTTATGATAAAGTGGGTGGTAATGCATTTGACATAGAAAAAGCTAAAAGTGTATTTAATGAAATGATTTCTCATGAAAAAAGCATAGTAGTTAAATTAAACACTTCGTTAGTAGAACCAATTAAGCAAGAAAATAAATTAGTTGGAATTAAAGTAAAAGAAAATGAAGATATTAACGAGTATTTTGCAAAAAGATTTATTGATGCTACTACAGATGCTGATTTAGCTGCTTCTTCAGGAGTACCATATACCTTTGCTGGTGAGGATATAGGAGAAAAGGACCGTATGATGGGAGTAACTCTTGTTTTTGAATTAGAAGATGTAAGCTGGTCTAAAGTATTTAGTTATTTAAACTATAGTAGGGTTATGGGTAAAATATATAAAGATGAAAGACAACATGTAGGGGCGAAATTAAACTCGGCTTGGGGTTATACAGAAGAAGGTTATAGTTATGAACCTAGGGATCCTTTAATGCGTTTAAGAGGATTTAATATAGCGAAGCAAGAAAATGGAAACGTTTTAATAAATGCACTTGTTATTTTTGGTGTAGATGTACTTGACGAGAAGAGTAAAGAAAATGGAATAGAGAGAGCAAAAGAAGAATTAAAATACATATTACCTTATGTTCAAGAAAATTTTGTCGGTTTTAAAAAGGCAAAATTAGTGGGTACTGCAGAGGAACTTTATGTTAGAGAAAGTAGACATATTATTGGGGAATATGTACTAAACATAGATGATGTACTTGAAAATAGAGATAAAGAAGATAGAATCACCCTAGGGAGTTATCCAGTTGATGTACAACCTACTGTAAATCAAAGATGGGGAACAGTTGTAGGTAATCCAGAGCAATATAGTATCCCCTTTAGGTCACTTGTGCCTTTAAATGTGGAAAATTTGTTAGTAGTAGGTAGAAGTGCTTCCTATTCTTCATTAGCTGCTGGAAGTGCAAGAGTAATACCAGTAGGAATGTGTGAGGGTCAAGCAGCAGGAGTAGCATCAGCTTATTCAATAAAGCATGATCTTTCATTTAGAAAAATGACTAAGTCACAAAATGCTATTACTGAAATTCAAAATAAGTTAAAAGAACAAGGTGCATATTTAGAACCTTTTTCTATCGAAAATCCTCTAACAAAACACTGGGCTTATGAAGGAGTAAAAACACTTAGAAGTTTAGGTTTGTTAGATGGTGGATATTTAAATGAGTATAACTTAGAGGGTTCAGTTGATAAGTGGTTTATAGAAAACTTACTTAATAATATGATGAAAAAGGTAGAATTAAAAGAGCACGGAACTATTGAAATACCCTTAGAACCAACCACTAAAGATATAATAGAAGCTGTTTATTTTGCTTTAACTAAAGAAAAAGGTTCTAATTTTGAGGAGATGAAAAATATATTAAAAGAAAAGGATATCATTACTGATGATATCAGTTCTTATTTTGCAGAAGAATCTAAAAAACCTCAGAGGGCAGAAGTAATAGTTTTAGTTTCTAATTTCTATAAACTTAAAAGTAAATAGTTTTATTGTTTTAATTTATATTATTTAATAAAATTAGAAAGAAGTGTTTAAAAGGGGAGTGAGTATTATGGCAAAGGTAGTTTTATTATCAGGAAGCCCTAAAGCAGAGGGTAATACTAAACAGGTTTTAGATCAGTGTAAAATGGTTATAGAACAAGAAGGATTAGAGGCAGAGATTATATCTTTAAGTGGAAAAGATATAAAGGGTTGTGTAGCCTGTTATAAGTGTAAGGGTACAGGTAAATGTGCTATTGATGATGATTTAACTGAAATTGCAGACAGTATACGTGATGCAGAAGGTTTTATCGTAGGTGCACCAGTTTATTTTGGAACAGCTCGTGGTGATGTTATGAATGCATTACAAAGAATAGGTATGATGTCAAGAGGATTAGATAACTTTTTATCTTGGAAAGTAGGAGGTCCTATTGCAGTTGCTCGTAGAGGAGGAGTATCTGCAAGTTATCAGGAAATGTTAATGTTTTACTTTATTAACGAGATGATAGTACCAGGTTCAAACTACTGGAATATAGTTTTTGGTAAAGCTCCTGGAGATGCATTAAAAGATGAAGAAGGAATTGAAACTGTAAAGAAATTTGCTAGTAATGTTGTTAAATTAATTAAAAAAATTAATTAATTTAAGGTTCAAATCAATTTCATAATTACATTAGAAAATACAAATTTATAGAATTAAGATTCTTTAATTTGTTTGATTTTATGCAGCTTGTCATAGAATAGTCATAGGGAGGATTTCTGTAGTCTTAGAGGTTGTTATGGTAACTAACTTTAAGACTATTCGAGGTACTCCTTTTTTATCTCTCATAATATTTAAGGCTAATAGAGTTCAATTTATGAATTTAATTCATTTAATTATTATATTAGCATAACTTAAAAGGGGGGATATAAATGTTAAATGATTTAGCACAAAAGATTGCCGAATCAGTTAGTGATGTAATTAGTCATGATGTAATATTTACAGATGAAAAGGCACTTATAATTGGTGCTAGTGATATTTCTAGAATAGGAACAATGCACGAAGCTTCCCTGAGAGTGATTGAAACAGGTAAACCAAATGAAAGTTATTATTTTCTTAATCATAAAGGAAGTAAACCTGGAATAACCCTACCTTTGGAATTCAGTGGAAAAACAATTGGCTCAGTTGGGATAACGGGTGAAAGAAGTGAGGTTGAAAAAATTGCTGTGTTGGTAAAAAGGCAATCTGAATTA
Proteins encoded:
- a CDS encoding nitrilase-related carbon-nitrogen hydrolase, giving the protein MESVRIALVQMQSFVGKTHENLAKIKKHVQEAKKKGVQIICFPELAAQGYTRKRAKELAEISTGYCGTYLSNLSKEYDIQIIAGLIEKSENDKPYITQLIIDQGKINKYRKTHIGESEELYFTPGNELPVFASTLATIGVQICFDCHFPEVSTVQAIKGAEIIFAPHASPTMVKDRKEIWLKYLRARAYDNGVYVAACNLIGQNGDGSDFIGGTLVIDPKGNIIGEDFNGEEAMLIVDLPKEKINILRQNERKTMRNSFYLKSRRPEIYKELTD
- the polX gene encoding DNA polymerase/3'-5' exonuclease PolX; amino-acid sequence: MDKRMIITIFTEMATYLELKGENQFKVRAYQNGARIIDNLEKDLRKLVESGEITKIPGIGKTLTGNIIELITTGDLAEYHEIKKDIPSGLLEIIKIPGLGPKKAYRLHQSLGIENLAELEYACLENRLTVVKGFGEKSQKNILQGIEQLKKHRGKFHYIEAIVEAQKIVDELKIAPDIKQISIAGSLRRGKEIIKDIDIVASSDNPTSVMDYFTSLPQVDNIIAKGVTKTSITLKSGINVDLRVVKDEEYIFALHHFTGSKEHNTALRHLAKKSDIKINEYGFFTAETKVEIKTEEEFFSYLGLEYIPPELRENTGEIEKAREDNLPKLVTNTDIQGIFHVHSKYSDGNDSLYDLAEAAKNSGYKYLGISDHSQTAVYANGLKVDEIYKQHEEIQKLNEKFTDFFIFHGIESDILPDGSLDYPDEILRIFDFVIGSIHSGLNMTQEKATERILKAMDNPYFTMLGHPTGRILLGRPGYELDLEKIFQKAKEKKIIIELNANPHRLDLDWRHLKNAKSKNVLISINPDAHRKEDLDQTYLGVKVARKGWLEKKDVFNSWSLDEIKKYFASKKINGH
- a CDS encoding polysaccharide deacetylase family protein, with amino-acid sequence MRKKYLIIALGLLLITSFVYGKSFSKLNNFDLAGGSEQVNREFPQRQIVDLVSLFPDTFFRQMATKEKKIALTFDDGPDNYYTVQILDVLKRENIPATFFVIGQRCNDNPEVVKRIHDEGHILGNHSFSHPNFLKLTPEKIIKELNGTDEKINNLAGYKPAFFRSPYGSLDADKLKLVASQGYKIIAWNVDSLDWQGLSASEVKNNILSNTIEGSIVLQHSAGGKGEDLSGTVTALSEIITTLKKQGYEFVTVDKLLNLPYKK
- a CDS encoding aldo/keto reductase, which gives rise to MEYRKLGSTDLKVSEMCFGALPMGPLQANLSPEEGGTLLRQALESGINFVDTAALYGNYPQIAYALKDYQGEAIIASKSVHPDYESVEKDIQEALKSLNRDYIDIFHLHAARAERDVFEQREGAFRCLLDYKEKGYIRAVGIATHNVAVVDRASEIPELDIVFPLVNKIARGIVGGTREEMLAAIKKCQDAGKGLYAMKVLAGGNLIDDLLDSIKFGRNIDGISSIAIGMVKKKELDLNIKIFNNEKITEEMIPKAANSKKLFIWQAGCKKCGICINTCPNKALSMSEKGAEVNHDLCILCGYCYAACPEFLIRLY
- a CDS encoding FAD-dependent oxidoreductase — protein: MKSKKVILLVMIVLMINLIGCSSVPEKEIVNLPQKSTTNKYDLIVLGGEPEGIAAAVSAARNGLSVLLIEDDEALGGLMTLGKLNFLDMNHAKDGTLLTQGIFEEFYDKVGGNAFDIEKAKSVFNEMISHEKSIVVKLNTSLVEPIKQENKLVGIKVKENEDINEYFAKRFIDATTDADLAASSGVPYTFAGEDIGEKDRMMGVTLVFELEDVSWSKVFSYLNYSRVMGKIYKDERQHVGAKLNSAWGYTEEGYSYEPRDPLMRLRGFNIAKQENGNVLINALVIFGVDVLDEKSKENGIERAKEELKYILPYVQENFVGFKKAKLVGTAEELYVRESRHIIGEYVLNIDDVLENRDKEDRITLGSYPVDVQPTVNQRWGTVVGNPEQYSIPFRSLVPLNVENLLVVGRSASYSSLAAGSARVIPVGMCEGQAAGVASAYSIKHDLSFRKMTKSQNAITEIQNKLKEQGAYLEPFSIENPLTKHWAYEGVKTLRSLGLLDGGYLNEYNLEGSVDKWFIENLLNNMMKKVELKEHGTIEIPLEPTTKDIIEAVYFALTKEKGSNFEEMKNILKEKDIITDDISSYFAEESKKPQRAEVIVLVSNFYKLKSK
- a CDS encoding flavodoxin family protein, with amino-acid sequence MAKVVLLSGSPKAEGNTKQVLDQCKMVIEQEGLEAEIISLSGKDIKGCVACYKCKGTGKCAIDDDLTEIADSIRDAEGFIVGAPVYFGTARGDVMNALQRIGMMSRGLDNFLSWKVGGPIAVARRGGVSASYQEMLMFYFINEMIVPGSNYWNIVFGKAPGDALKDEEGIETVKKFASNVVKLIKKIN